The Poecilia reticulata strain Guanapo linkage group LG10, Guppy_female_1.0+MT, whole genome shotgun sequence sequence TATCAAACATGGCCGACCCACCGTCTGTTGCCTCTTTAGCTCCGGCTCCTGGACGCCTTCCTCTGCGACCCGGCGTCTTCTCCGATCTCTCCCCTTCTTTCTGTTgctccttctccagctgctcCGCGTTTCTGGACGATCGCCCTCTGCGAGGTGTTTTTACCTCCTGCTCACTTTCCTAATGATTTAAGATAACATAACCCCAACGTTTTAACCTCAatgtttttttgacaataaaactaaaatctgatcAACAGATCAGACTTGCCTCAACACACCGCTGTTCATCCTTTTCATCCTTGGTGCCGTCTGCTGTGtgaaaaataacagcagaacTTCACTATGGCTCAATTTCGCCCACATTCattgttgatatttttatttagatggaTTTTCTGTTATGATGCATACGGTGATGTTTCCTGTTGTTGGATTTTGTAACACTGAAGTGTTTTAGCGAGTCTCAGTACATTTGTTGTGAAActaacatttcagaaacagatCACCATACAAACTGTAAAGGACGGTGCTGGTAGAGTGATGCTCtgttaaaactgacattttccaaACGCTAACTTAAAGACACGCGAGGTAATATTTCAATCTACCTCGTTAGTATTAATTAATttcttgtatttaaaaatgtttcaaatagaGCCAAAACAAAAGCTTCGGAAGCTTAAAGTTTGATAAAAGTATAATAATAAACGAAACTAAACGTACCACTTTTAACTGAAAGCTTTCTCTTACGTCCTCTTCTTCTTTCAGTCTTCTCttcctgtaaaacaaaattgttcctGATGAAAGCCGAGTCATCagacaaatattttcacttaaaaatataaagctgGATGTTAAGCAGCCCACCTTTTCTGACACGTCTGAGCTCTTCCCATCTCCCTGACTGTCTGTGCTCGAGACATTACCTGCAAGGTCCAGGCAGATACAGCAAAAATAGATTAAGTGCAAAAGGAAGAATATTTtgcaggaggaagagaaaaatcagACTTAAACATAGAATCATATGcaagaatagaaaaataaacattggaCTCACTGATTTGTTTCACTAATTTGGCCTCCGGGTTTGTTTCTCCAGACTCAGCTTTGTCAGATATGTCAACTTCCATCTACACCAAGTTGAAGCAGAGAAATAcatataaattataataataatgattacgATTGGTTGGAGCAAACTTTAGAGCTAATAAAAAGACTATGACTTACCTTTTCCATATCACCTCCCTCTGGTGTCTTACTCTCAGGTTCACCTACataagaaaggaaaataattccttactattttttttttcatttaaataaagaatgaaTTTGATAAAACTGGAATAATTTTCTCTTACAATCATCAGTCCTTGTCTGGTTATTTTCACTATCCTCTTCCACTGTTTTACTCTGAGTTTCACCTATATAtgaatatgattaaaaataagtgGCTAAACACAATTCTTTGATTCAATAAAAACAGCGTATTTGATGAAACCTTACACTGATCATCTTTTGTCTGGTTTTCCTCCCCTTCTCCCTTCACTCCCTAGAATTTAAAAGTTGATAAGTGTCAGAACTTATCCTTGAAATGAACCAAAGTAAGTTATATTTGTTTCGCCGTAGCGTTGTTCTCTGCTCACCTCGTTGCTGGTTTCTGGGACTGcagcattttgttcttcttgttcTTTAGGACAAGACAAGGTTAATACAAGAAAATGGCAGCTGAAACGTTCAAGTCAACATCAGTCCGCCAGGAAGTAAAACTCACCAGTTTTACTGGGGATCTGGGAGATTTGCTGAGTGGAGTCAGAAACCGAgctctctctgctgctggtgATTTCTCCCGTTTCTGGCTCAACAACAGGTAACAACGCTGATCGGGAAAAAAAGGTTGTCAAACCGAAAGCCTATTTCAGAAGATCTAAACGGCAAAcaaaagtagaataaaaacCATGTTTAAGAATTTACCCTCATCTTTGTCTGCTGGTgctgctattattattattccgtCTGCTGAAATCTCACCAGCTTCCATTACTTCATCCTCAAAATGAGCTGGACGTTTGTCTGAAGTGGATTCATCCTCCTGTAGAGAAACACAGCCATAGTTTTTCCACTGATAGCAGTGTTAATACCACTGAATGTTTCGGTGATTTAAAGCTTCTTTAATTACCGGCGGTGGAGCCGTCTCCGACATGTCCGACTCAACGGTGTCCGTCTTGGATTCTGAGTGTTCTGAGTCGTCCATAAACAGATGCaagttacaagtaacttttttaagagcttgttttaagtcaataattctgtAATACTGACAAAAATTATCAGTTCcattggaagattttttttccacttatagcattagaaaaatatcttgtcaatattttttaaattgtattcatTGACTACtttatggaataaaaaaaatggtactTTGAGCTTcaatgatttattcatttctacAAACCTGTAGCAGTAAGTTGAGACGCAGATGATGAAGGTTCAGTGGGACTCATCTCAAcctgagctgctgtttgaaCTTGAGAGCCCAGCTTCTCTTTCTCAGCCTGCTGAGAGGCTGCCGATGCCGTAACGGGTGCAGGAAGCTCGGCTTCTGGTGCCATCTGAACTGGAGAAAACTGCTTCTCGTCCACAGCTAGGTGTGAAGCAGCTGGTAATCTTTCAGTTTCAGTGAGCTCAGTTAGAGGTGCTGCCTCCACTGGagagagctgctgctcctctcctgctgcagcagtttgttgAGTTGCATCTGGTGTCGCTTCAGAGGCAGTAAACTCAGTTAAAGATGCCGTTTCCTCTGGAGACGCTTGACTTTCCTCTTCATGTGCAACAGCTTGTTGAGGTGCATCCACTGAGACTTCAGCTGCAACAGGCTCAGTTGGAGGTTCTGCCTCCACTGGAGAGGGCGGCTTCACCGCTTCAGTTTGTGGAGACGcggcttcagctgcagcttcagttGCAGTGAGCTCATCTTCTGATTCTGTTTGACCGGGAGAAAGCCGATTCTCCTCTTCAGCCGCAGCGTCTTGTGGAAATGCTGTTGCTATGGTTTCATTGCCACTTGCTGCATTTGGTGGATTCTCCTCCTCGCCTGTTGCGGATAGCGTAGTTTCAGTGGGATGAAGCTGAACCTGCGGCGCTACCTCCACTGGAGAGAGCTGCATCTCTTCTTCGCCTGATGCAGCTTGTTGAGATGCAGTAGTTTCAGGCTCAGTTTGAAGAGACTCTTCCTCTGGAGAGAAAAGGGCGTCTTCTTCTGTGGCTGCTGATTGCTGACTTGCTTGATTGAGCTCCACTGGAGTGACCCGCTTCTCCTCCTCGGTTGCGGCCGTTTCAATCTGCTGTGGATCCGGCGAACGCCGCGGCGACTCCCCCCTCATGTCTTGGACAATTAGGGCGGATGAAACCGTGCTGTCCGGATCCATGGAGAGCAGCGTCAGAGCGGCCTCCTTCATCTTCATGTCGGCGTCCTGAAGCTCCATCTCGGGAGTCACTACCTCTTTCAGGCCTGCAGATGGAAGCCTGGCCTCGGCTGACGTACAGACGTCCATGAGCGCCAGCAGGGCGTCGGCCTCGGCCGGTACCCCCGGCATCTCACAGAGCCGTGACTCCGTCTCTCCCTCGGACGGCTCCGGGGTGATGTCACTTAAAGCGTCGCAGGTGTCGTCTGAGAAGGACGTGGCGACCGTGGCGGCGACAGGATCAGACTCGGTGTTCGTGTCTTGTAGAGGATGTTGTTTCTTCGGTGGATCTTCCATCTCGACGGCTGAAGACTTGGCGGATTGATCCGAGGTTTCCGCTCCGTCGTCTTTCTGTGGTTTGTCTTCTGGACTCTCGCCCTTCTTTTCTGGAACTTTGTCCTTCTTCTCCAGCTTCTTCTTAGAAATTTTAAGCTCTGGTTTCTCATGTGAGGCGTCTTCAGACactttcttctgctctttagtgtttccatcttttttcttctcttttgctGCTTCAGGTTTACAGACAGCAGATCCTCCAGCGCTTCTGACATCGGGACTTTGagatttcttttctgtcttcacTAAGAGTGAAGACTTTCCCTCTTCTTTGGATTTTGCCTTTGGTTTTTCTGCACTCTTCTCTTTATCTGCAGGCTTAGCTTTTTTAGGATCTTTGTCAGCTTCGGTGTTTGGTTTCTGTGTCTTCTGACTCTCTGCTTTACTCCGTTCTTTCTCACAGTCTAGCTTAGATTTGGGTTTGTCTCCTGGCCTGTCCTCAGAGTGACTCTTTGACCTTTTCAACCCTTCCTTGGagtgtttctctctcttcttgACGTCAGAGCCAGGCTCCTTGTCAGAGCGATCCTCAGAGGACCCTGCAGAATCTGGGCGAAGCAGCTGCTTCAGATCACTTTTAAAGGCAGATTTGTCCAATTtagctttttccttttctttgctcttctctttttctcttattttctcCTTCTCCACAGACCCTCCTTTTATCTTCCTGGCATCTTTAGCCCCTCCTTCGTCAGTGCCGTCTTCTGTCACCTTTCCTTCTCGAGTACTTCCAGAGATTTTCTTCTCAGTTTTGACCTTAAGCTTCTTCTCGACTTTTTCTTCAGAAGAAACTTTAGCACTGCTGTCCTTCTGCAGAGGTTCTTCCACCGGATGCTCAGATTTCTTCTCGTGTTTCTGTTTGAGCTTGGAACGTTCATCAGACTGACTGCGCTCCTTCTCCTTGCGTTCTTTGCGGGGCAGACGGTCAAATTTTCCAAACGAGCGATGCTTGAGTGCCTCTTGGGAGCCTTGTTCCAGATCCAGGATGAAGGAGTGAGTCTGGCTTTTGTCAGGAAGCTTCTTTGTGTCGCAGGAATCTTCAGAGACACCGCCACTCGTCCGCCCAAGTCGGTCGTCAGACGAGGCAGACTCGGACAGATGTCTCACTAGTTTAGCTTGTGGGGTCTTTGAATTCAAGGGTTTCACTTCCTGGATTTCAAAACAACAGGACAAAATGGAGGTTTGTAACAGCTCACCTATCCAAATGACAAACATGTTTGATCCTCTTTCTGTTGGCGTTCTCATACCACTTTCCGGGATATTTCTCctgcttctccttttttcttgCTTGAAACATCTCCCTCTTTTCTGGAAGacatttacaacatttttaaagcttagaaatcatcaaaaaaaaaaatctaaagtgcTTGCTGTTTTTAGAAGTGGAGCTTCTAGTAACACACCTTGAGTCTagtttcctcttcctgttgagcgccatttttttctccaggacCTTCTTCTCTTTGCGGGCTTCTTTGGCCTTAGGGCTCTCCACTCCAGCAGCGTCAgaaatctttgcttttttgctgTCTGTTTAAGATAAAAAGATGCTAAATGATGCAGTAGATTCacacagcaaaggaaattaCAACATGGTATTCAACACTTTAAGACGtgtgcaaaatatttgaatttagcTCGTCTCAGTCACGCTCTGGTCGGAAGGAGtccatctgtgaacatcaattttctagtcttttcacagattcttGGAGATaaaagtctgaactttgactaggccattcaaaCACATGAACAAGCTATGATATAACAAGGTTTCGGCTTTCTTCCACGTGTTTTCTGTTACACTGACAACATataaaatcttactaagtatttgAAATActaacacttgaaataagacaaaagtaactcacagtaacttttcagcaagatataaaagTAGGCCAATAATAActtcatattgatgaaaaggttttaattcAACTGGCAGATTCTTCgtacttataacatgggaaaaattgTCTTATTATAAGGCAAACAATATGGAACTAGTTATtttcaatattgaggaattatttacttacaacAAAGTAGTTTatattatttcaagtgtattaagatgtttgcactgtaaactagaccaaaaatacttaataggtcaaaaatttaaatacaaaaaaataaataaataaacaataaaaaaaacatgtattattttcattccacttcatAGAAAATGTCACTacaatacattgaagtttgtaacTGGAATATGACAAAGCATGTCCAACTATTTAACTAGAAAATGTGGGAATGAAATAAAGAGTGTAGAAAAGTAATTGTTGGGGTAATGTTGACCTAATTAAAGCCTGGATTGAGGGTAAATTAATTGGAAATAACAGATgctctaaaacaaaaattacatttgtgtgttttggttgaAATTGTACGAAGAATGTTCCTTTTACGCATCATTCCAAGACAAAGACCCAAATAAACTCACCTTGCTCTTCAGCCTGCACAGCTTTCTGTTTGCGCTTCTCCTCCATTCGCTCTCTGTTCTGCTGCCTCTTCAGTAGcctttcttctttgtcttttgcctgataaatcaacaaatcaaaaaatttacattttctttgtgcGACCGCGCAGCTTAAAAATGTACTatcaacatgaaaaacaaaagttctggtcgtttaaaccacattttttgtGAACTCACAGCAGATCTGCGACGCTCCTCCACAGTGACCTCATCATCCGAGTCGCTATAGTAACGAGAGTAGAGGAAGGGTTTGTGGACATATGCTTTACGGCGGGGTTTACGCTCCCTGTCTTCGGCTTCCGCGTCCTCACTGGTGTGTTTCCTCTCCGCTTTCTCACCTTCATCTGCAGACAAATCAACATGCACACTAGAACAAAAAAGCTCTAACTCTGACTCTTtataaaaagtttcaaattattttagcaaaaatgaaGAACTGGAGGCAGAGACCATCTGGCGGAAGCTGGCCCTCTTCGGAAGAATCGGAgagctgctcctccacgtcacTTTCCTCCTCGAAAGAGGAAAGGTCGCTGGTGTGGACGGAGCTCACCGTGATGTCACTCAGGCCTTCGAGGTCCGAGTCCTCCAAAGAGTATTCTGCAAACCAAATAAACACAATCATATCAAATCTTTGTTTAGcctgaaaaaaacatattggtaTATGGACTAGATCTCTACtgatctcgttcttttggtCCTCATCCACACCTCATGACCAGAGGTAGGAGCGGCAGCAAAGATTTTTGACCCATCTCTTACTTCCTTTCAATAACTGAACCCGGGCCGATCTGATCAGCCACAAATACATCTATCCACCTACTTGCTTCATAAGAATAGCCCCCTTGTAATAAGGCACCAAGGTTTGTAAACGCCTCCAGGAAGAGACTGTAATATTTCTATCATTTCTACAACAAGAATATAAACGATatcttagaaataaaatagtAGGAAAATAGCTAGATttgataataaattatttccttttctttaactTTCCAAAACTAATCAATGaatgaacacatttaaaacatgagaattaaaaattatgtcacaaaatgttatgtttgtaGTGGAAACacccttctttaaaaaaaaaaaaacaagtataaTGAAATGGTTTATTAAGAACTTTgattgaaaaacaagaaaataaatatctctATTAACACAAATGTACTGTACTCAGTGAATTATGCAGTTGTTTGTCcatacaacataaaaataaagggaGCTCACCCTCTTTGATCCGCTCTCTGGCTTTCTGCTTGGCTTGACTCGTAGATTTCACTCCCTCATCATCAGACTTCTCATCCGAGACCTTCTCACTCACTTTGCTTgtaggtttttctttcttttcctctgcttGCGCCGGAGctcctgcttcctcctcctcagtttTAACCTCCTCTTTTAGttgttctttttcctcttccatCTGCTCTTCTAAGTTCTCTGTCTTCACTTCCGCTGTTTGGATTTCTCCTCCCACTGCCTCCTCCAGCGCCCTTCCTTCCTGGTTATCGTCACTTTCTTCAACAACCTCCATGTCTTGCTCGTTTTCCTCCACCAGCTCCATTGGTTCATCCAGAACTTGGGTTTTACCGCCTCTTTCGGCTGCTGAGCTGGTCCTGACGTTTGCCTCCTGATTAAGAGAAGTTATGGTATCCAGGATGGACATGGCGTTGCTGCCGGGAGTTGAAGCTGATGATGAAGCTGTGGACAAATCAATACGCGTTTAAGACCATTTGTGAATTTTGTAGCAGAGTAAACAGAAAGAGATTATTCTGCAGTCATAGAAAGCATCAAGGGAATTTAGGAAAAGTTACATACGTTGTTCAGGAACGCTGCTGTCCGTCTTGATCTCTGCTGGTGTCAGAGGAAGTGGCGGCTCCTCCGGGCAGCTGCCCGGAGACAGAAATTCACGGACCACCCTCTCCACCTGCGGCCTGAAGATGTGATTGACTTTGGGATCAACCACCTGGGCCACAATCCTGTCCACCCCCTGCTCCAGCATTCCAGATCTGTGAGGGAAACAAATACAAGTGTCAGAAAATCACATATTCATGTAACTGAAACCAAATATTAACAAAGattgcatcaaaaaaaaaaaaaaaaaaactatacacCACTACTCTTTTTTTCACTGTCTGAGATTAAACCAGacaaaaatgttcctgttttagatcagctaaattatttcaatttcctAAATGTTAGaactaatttcattttcataacGCCACTTTGCGTGTTGTGTTATGCTGAGGAAGACCCGATGGCtcttgagatgttgcttcaatacTTTTACATAATATTCTTTTCTCGTGCTGCTGTCTATTTGAACTTTCTTTGCTGTGTATAATGACACTTGTAGCAGCTTCAGCCAGGATTTTCAAGAGGTCTTTTCCTTTTGtgcgggaaaaaaaaagtgtattttttggAAATAGTAGCCACCGCCTCCTGCCTAAACAGCAATGTGTCCATTCTCATGTGGTTTATACTTTCAGATAAACGTGGTACTTTGAGGAAAATTGTGTCAAGAGTAATCTTAGTGTATGTATGTTTCTGACTTTGAAGAAGTAATAAAAGTGACTAAAACGTTCTGGCTGATGGAATAAAATACCATGCCTTTATGATAAATATCTGGCTTCAAAAGtactgattattaaaaaaaaacgtgttttcttaaaaaaaaaaaagatataagaaaatgtacagtttttcCCCTTACTGCAGAACGAGCTGCCGGATGTTGTTTCTCAACTGGTTTTTGTTCAGATGAGGGCTCCATGTGTGATTAGAGAGGTGATTGGAGACAAAGTTGTCCACTCTTTGCTTCAGGTTCAAGTAAGCTGGCTGCAAAACATTAATCACAAGTATTTCGCAAATATCCACTCACAGACAAACTAAAAGCTACAAAGTCATCTACAAAGTGGGCATGTTGACAGTAGTTGCTTGAGGACCCCAAGAAACTCATTGTCACAAGTACAATGCGGTGGGTTCTGTAAAGATTTAATAatcttgtatttttcatttacaactAATTGagattcaaataaaattgtagAGTCATTTTGAGACAAATCCGATGAGGGAAAAAGAGCTCACATTGAGGAACtagcaaaatatatttagtaaACATGATACGGATtgaaaatactaataaaacacaacagaacatCTACTTAAACTATAATCTTTTCATGAGCAGTATAAACACTGATACAGAAGAAGTTATGATTTCGACCGTTACCTTTGTATCAACGTCTGCTAGACAGTCCCTCCTGAACTGGTCGAAGAGTCcctgtgtttttaaatgactgacGATCATTGAGACCAGCTGCGGGTCCCCCGGAGGTAAACCAGCCATGTTTCAGTGAAACCTGgctatattttatttgttaaagtagTAGAGAAATTGAATTAACATCAGGGGATGTCCCATAGAAGAGCACAAGCTATCTGTTTGGGGATGTGACGtccaccagaaaaaaaagcGCTTCGAGAATGAGCCGGAAGAACTTGGTTTGCCCCgccaaaataaaagtctaataTTCAGCTAAAGAACAAAATTCCAAACTTTTGAAGgatcttttaaagatttttttttatttagtgcgTTTTGTCAGTGGTAGTATTGTCTATTACAAACtgtgttgaatgtttttagaTGTATGTCTTTTCAAACATTCATTAAAGCAGTGCGGATCAGAACTGTAATCGATTCTATTGAAGTATCCAAAAACCTCTTTAACCTCTCCTAATGACGACTAAAACTTGCTTAAAACTATGCTTAAATATGATTCCATCACTTCAAATCGATATCACTCAtccacttaattttttttttttttttttgctgattgtTAATGTAACCTTTTCTACCGTTGTGTATgactggaaatatatttttttctgctgtcaaTGCGTACGTTTTAAAACCAGAGCGCCCCCAAGTGGCGTCAAATTCTGTctacaaaaaaagaaggtaTGTCTCAGCAAATTAATTCGATTCTATGTCTCAGCAAATTAATTCGATTCTGAGAAGCCAGCAAAcaagttaaaaagtaaatttgccCCATTTCAACAACGGTATGTTAAATACTGTTTTGATAAAAGTGCATAATTCTTGGCtatcaaatgtgttttacagTTGACTTAACAGAGCgtcaaacagcaaaacactcaTGCGTGAAACTATTTGAAGAAAACTGAGAATTCTAGCAAAATGACATACTCGACCTTTTTAGTTTTAATCGAAGGAGACAAAAGCTATTTGGCAGCGGTGGGATTCGAACCCACGCCCCCGAAGAGACTGGAGCCTTAATCCAGCGCCTTAGACCGCTCGGCCACGCTACCTGACGGCGTACGTCCTCGAAAAATTGCTGTCATGAACATCTGCAGGGCAAATCAATGACTACCTATATATTTATATCATTTTGCAGTTGTAGCTACAACTGCAATTATGCAGCTACAATAATGGAATCTATCGTTACTGTCACTATTAGTAGTAAACATTATTTGGAACTGCTATATTAAATACAGAGCTCAAAGTTgatcagcatatttaaaaacaaaaaatctgttaaCTTTTATATGTGTTGCAGACACATGTAAAGGTGTCTGTGCTATTTAAGACAAACTTTACATAGTACAAAATCGTTTTcataaaagaataattttaagAACTTTAACAGTAGATAAAATTATGCATGCTTTCCAATCTGAGCTACAAGCTTGCCCATCTTGATCTGAAGAAAATACTTGAATGAGCCAATAATAATAgcagtagtttttatttaaaggcagtATACAACATCTTAAAAGCAATACACTGAACTACTAATAGAAATACAAGAAACACCGTATTAAAAAAGTTGATTGCAAACAAGAATCAATCAATTTTGATAACAATGCATTTTCACTTGGAAGCAAAAGAAGTGAaccttaatttaaaaagaactcCTATTGAAAGGTTTCAGCTAAATGAGGCAGATATCCGCCGCTTATCGGTATAATGTATCCCGAgttacaaaatgtaattttcaactgtccttttttttgaaggacagttgaAAACGTTCAGAAAAAAAGGCCAGAGGCTGGTGGGTTCAGGGCTTCTTGGTAAGGCAGGTGGGAGGAAGGAATCTGCGTGAGTTGGCCTTCACCCATGGGTGGCCAATAACATTCTGAAGAGGCAGACGGTCTATGGGGTTGTGGCGGAGCAGCTTTGAGATCAGGTCCCGTGCACCGTCAGAGATGACTTTGGGGAAGTTCAGATCCAcctaagaaaaaataaataaatctgatcagCATGGTGAAAAATACctacgtttttatttatttcataacaCAAGGTATTTAGGACCAATACTGACATACAATATAGTGTTTTAACAGGAACTagaattgtcatttttaaattaaagacacGTTTTAAATGTGAAAGTACCTTATCACCATAATTAGTTTACTCAAGGTTATATTGTAATAACCTTATACAGAATCATTCCTACTTTGAAGCCAAATATagcaaaatgtcacattattcAAAGTAACCAGACTCTTCTATGCACAACGACTGAATTCAGCAGTCTAGTTATTATACctgcaaagaaacacaaaccttCGTAATCCTCTTGTATGTTTCTGAATGACTCGCTGTTTCAAAGGGCGGGTTGCCAACTAAGCATTCGTAGCATAGGACTCCGATGCACCATAAGTCCACTTTCTCGCTGTGAGTGTGTCCCTCAATCATCTCAGGAGGAAGGTAATCCAATGTCCCGCACATGGTGCGACGTCTAAGAAGGATTAACAAGAGcataaaaaagctgaaataagtTACTTTAAGGCGCAGCATAATCCAACAGTGGTTCTCAGAAATGTTAGGTTCTTACCTTAGAGAAGGTGCATGGACAGACCAACCAAAGTCAGCTATTTTCAGTTCTCCACGAAAACCAAGAAGTAGATTCTCT is a genomic window containing:
- the bod1l1 gene encoding biorientation of chromosomes in cell division protein 1-like 1 isoform X3, with amino-acid sequence MAGLPPGDPQLVSMIVSHLKTQGLFDQFRRDCLADVDTKPAYLNLKQRVDNFVSNHLSNHTWSPHLNKNQLRNNIRQLVLQSGMLEQGVDRIVAQVVDPKVNHIFRPQVERVVREFLSPGSCPEEPPLPLTPAEIKTDSSVPEQPSSSASTPGSNAMSILDTITSLNQEANVRTSSAAERGGKTQVLDEPMELVEENEQDMEVVEESDDNQEGRALEEAVGGEIQTAEVKTENLEEQMEEEKEQLKEEVKTEEEEAGAPAQAEEKKEKPTSKVSEKVSDEKSDDEGVKSTSQAKQKARERIKEEYSLEDSDLEGLSDITVSSVHTSDLSSFEEESDVEEQLSDSSEEGQLPPDDEGEKAERKHTSEDAEAEDRERKPRRKAYVHKPFLYSRYYSDSDDEVTVEERRRSAAKDKEERLLKRQQNRERMEEKRKQKAVQAEEQDSKKAKISDAAGVESPKAKEARKEKKVLEKKMALNRKRKLDSRKEGDVSSKKKGEAGEISRKVEVKPLNSKTPQAKLVRHLSESASSDDRLGRTSGGVSEDSCDTKKLPDKSQTHSFILDLEQGSQEALKHRSFGKFDRLPRKERKEKERSQSDERSKLKQKHEKKSEHPVEEPLQKDSSAKVSSEEKVEKKLKVKTEKKISGSTREGKVTEDGTDEGGAKDARKIKGGSVEKEKIREKEKSKEKEKAKLDKSAFKSDLKQLLRPDSAGSSEDRSDKEPGSDVKKREKHSKEGLKRSKSHSEDRPGDKPKSKLDCEKERSKAESQKTQKPNTEADKDPKKAKPADKEKSAEKPKAKSKEEGKSSLLVKTEKKSQSPDVRSAGGSAVCKPEAAKEKKKDGNTKEQKKVSEDASHEKPELKISKKKLEKKDKVPEKKGESPEDKPQKDDGAETSDQSAKSSAVEMEDPPKKQHPLQDTNTESDPVAATVATSFSDDTCDALSDITPEPSEGETESRLCEMPGVPAEADALLALMDVCTSAEARLPSAGLKEVVTPEMELQDADMKMKEAALTLLSMDPDSTVSSALIVQDMRGESPRRSPDPQQIETAATEEEKRVTPVELNQASQQSAATEEDALFSPEEESLQTEPETTASQQAASGEEEMQLSPVEVAPQVQLHPTETTLSATGEEENPPNAASGNETIATAFPQDAAAEEENRLSPGQTESEDELTATEAAAEAASPQTEAVKPPSPVEAEPPTEPVAAEVSVDAPQQAVAHEEESQASPEETASLTEFTASEATPDATQQTAAAGEEQQLSPVEAAPLTELTETERLPAASHLAVDEKQFSPVQMAPEAELPAPVTASAASQQAEKEKLGSQVQTAAQVEMSPTEPSSSASQLTATEHSESKTDTVESDMSETAPPPEDESTSDKRPAHFEDEVMEAGEISADGIIIIAAPADKDEALLPVVEPETGEITSSRESSVSDSTQQISQIPSKTEQEEQNAAVPETSNEGVKGEGEENQTKDDQCETQSKTVEEDSENNQTRTDDCEPESKTPEGGDMEKMEVDISDKAESGETNPEAKLVKQISNVSSTDSQGDGKSSDVSEKEEKTERRRGRKRKLSVKSDGTKDEKDEQRCVEESEQEVKTPRRGRSSRNAEQLEKEQQKEGERSEKTPGRRGRRPGAGAKEATDDNQEENEAKVEDSAGQTASLKEAEKEESPEYKCEAQKSNQSQSEVSLPSPAADELEVTGKSDPQESGDTRKQGVKRKRSEETEESGEETEAQQGLAEGEQEQTVSTSQSHSEDVKEESCSEKKPDNSAEQQDPEAAPKKRRGRPPKAAAVAAAAAADDSVKKESEKEKEQNDEEGEESDNKEDGEKGVATKTTTRSAARLEAERNKPSKPSTRASRQSGKEETTAGTRGTRAQGSAKGGRKPETSPPAVRARGGQKSEEPPSKRAKR